From a single Paramisgurnus dabryanus chromosome 17, PD_genome_1.1, whole genome shotgun sequence genomic region:
- the LOC135736863 gene encoding G-protein coupled receptor 4-like: MRKGNSLAMYLINLSVGDLLYILTLPVWIIMALGYPVNDCLCSIIAVVMYNSFYVGSGFLCCISMDRYLAIAFPLHFDKVREVRTAAQVSAVVWLLEIVLHFSLRAYTGDIWYFCSHRICDARIPMSRKVGHEAIIRAVTGFLIPVLIMTFCFLEIIRALRKSTSTVVSERMKIWFLLLSLLFIYLVSFTPFQVVMFLRGLLEPDNCSAAKNMKDLYMVFVATTTINSVLDPIIYCLISESAKMEMRKLFSNCKKQISRMSMSIVKP, encoded by the coding sequence ATGAGGAAAGGCAACAGTCTGGCGATGTATCTCATCAATCTGTCTGTCGGAGATCTTCTCTATATCTTAACTTTACCTGTCTGGATCATTATGGCACTCGGATACCCAGTGAACGACTGTCTGTGCAGCATTATTGCGGTTGTTATGTACAACAGCTTCTATGTGGGTTCTGGGTTTCTGTGCTGCATTTCTATGGACCGATATTTAGCCATAGCATTTCCACTACATTTCGATAAGGTGCGAGAGGTGAGAACTGCGGCGCAGGTGAGCGCCGTCGTGTGGCTGCTGGAGATCGTGCTTCATTTTAGCCTTCGGGCCTACACAGGTGACATCTGGTATTTTTGTAGCCATCGCATTTGTGATGCACGGATACCCATGAGCAGAAAAGTCGGACACGAGGCCATAATCCGAGCGGTCACAGGGTTCCTGATTCCTGTTCTCATTATGACTTTCTGTTTCTTGGAGATTATCAGGGCGCTCCGCAAAAGCACATCTACTGTTGTCAGTGAACGCATGAAGATTTGGTTTCTTCTCCTGTCTCTCCTCTTTATTTATCTGGTGTCTTTCACGCCGTTCCAGGTGGTGATGTTCCTCAGGGGACTGCTGGAACCCGACAACTGCAGCGCTGCAAAAAATATGAAGGACCTTTACATGGTGTTTGTGGCAACGACAACAATTAATAGCGTTTTGGATCCCATCATTTACTGCCTCATTAGTGAAAGTGCAAAAATGGAAATGAGAAAACTTTTTTCGAACTGTAAGAAACAAATAAGCAGGATGTCCATGTCAATAGTTAAACCCTGA